The DNA region TTTTGTTTGGTTCGTCAGATTTTATTACCGGGATTAGTGGTAATCGCCGGTCTTTGTATGTTGTTTAATCATAATGAAactagtgttaaaaaaaaaatagaaatgttCTTGGAAATAAAGTTGAATTATCTATAACTGAAAATAGAATATCTTTTTTCGCAAACTATCTTTGCTCAAATGGTTTTGGAGTCTGCCGCTGCCCTAGCACAGAAGCTAAGCATCTGGAGTGAAGTTGctgattttttttggaaaggCGTATGTGCTGTGTTGAGTGTGGAAGTGCACAATCCGCTTCAGATACTCTTGGAAAGGCTGCCCGGTAATTTTATCTTTAATATTCAATAGTCTTTCAAGATCTCCATTGCGTATGTGATTTGAATctgatataattttttctttttgggtgtAATTTTCAATCCAAAGTTCCTTACAAATTATCATTTTTGTTCAAAGTCTAAACCCTCTGTGTGTGATGATTGATTATAAAGGCTTTGAATTCAATTCAGATTTTGTAGTACAAGCAAATGAAATTAACCCTTTTGTTTACTACTGCTACCTCTCTAGATTCTTCTTTACTAGTACAATAGAACCATCGAAGCCTGGAACACACTAAACTTCAGTGAGTGTGTGGTACCTGTTTGCTCACTATCACGGACTTTTCTCCATCTTATCCACCAAAGAGGAGAGCTCTTCCTGTAGCTCCGTGTTGCGTGTCTCACCACACAAAAGTCCATGCATCATCGCTAGCTCTTCCGGTGTCGCTTTCTTCAAAAGCCCACGCAGAAGCCTTGTGTCCCTGTCCATAGAGGGATCTGAAGCCCCTACTTTCTCTGTATCATCCTCCTTTTCTCCTTCCTTTGTTTGTTCAACACCAAACACTTCCGCTCTTCTTTGGTTCCAATACTCCTCCAGCTGATGCTTTGGATCAAGAGCCTCCAGCGCCTGTGCACAAACGTTAAGTTTGAGTCCAAAACAGTACTGGCAAAAAGGATTTGTTTAATTGTGTTACCTGAATAACGTGTGGGGAGCGAAAACCAAACATGTCAAGGCCGTTGATACTATCCAAATGGTGTAAAGAGGTCAAGGAGCTAGCTGGTTGATCACATCTTTTGATGATTTCGAGTTTGAGTCTTTGTATCACCATTTGCCAGCACTTCTCAGCTGACACATTCGAGAAATTCTCGCTGGGGTATTCTTCTAGTGAGACCTGAAACAATACCAACAATAAAATCAAAGAAGATTCAGCAGTGTTGTATTCTTTTAAACCACAACATGATTTTAAGGTAAGGTCCCCCCCTTTACCCTGAACAGTGGGCCAAGAAGCCCTGCATCCAGAACCTCTGAGATATAATTGGTTAGTTTTGTTGGATCAAGCACGCTTATGAACTTAACACGGCTCTTGAATCCTGCAAAAACTCAATACAAAAAAGCAAAACTTTTATAAGAGGCATAAAACAAACGCTAAAATACAAAAACTCGTCTCACCTTTTGAGTATATGGCTTGCTTACTGCACCACGGCTTTTTAACAACGAGAGATCCAGACTTCAACAGCTCCACAGACTGACTTAACCTATTGGTTCCAGCATCTTGTTGATGTGCTTTTGATGAACAGGAGGAGGTACCCAAGGCTTCTTTTGCTCTCTGGTGTTGTTGTAAAGGATTCTTGTCACGGCCATTTTGTGCCCAAGCTTCTATGGCATCGGGATCCCCTTCTAGAGCTCTCACAAGTGATCGCAGCTCAACCAAGGTGTATCTAAGAAGGACAAATCTCTCCTTGCTTTCACATGAGGAGCAGAGGTTCTTGGCGTGTGTAAGACATGCAAATCGGTTAGGGGAACATTTGCAGCTTGCCGCAGACATATGCAAATCATAGAAGCACAAGAAGCACTCTCGCTCTCTCTTAATGTCAAAATCTCCCTCCATCTTTAGTAACCTAAAACCATCCCCAAGCTCGTTTAGTCTCTCTGCCTCCATCTCCACCCGCCTCTGCTTAACCTTAGCTATGTTAATACCATTGAGTGTGTAAGCAcacagaaaaagaaacagagaatcAGAACAAGAATCACCTTGACTGCCTTGGTAAGCAATCCATCCTCACTACAAACCCTTTTCCATCTGGCAACCACAGGAGTCTTCTTCCTCGAAACCGCCAGCTCCCTGAGGGAACGGATAGCTTCCAGAGCTGCTCCGAGAAGCAGCTTGTCATGTGACAGTGAGGTCTTTCGCCGCTGCTTGCTATATCCTTCAACTGCATCCTGTCCATGAACGAGCCAATCAACTGGCGCAACATTTACTGCTTCTGCGCAGTTGAAACCACAGTTGAACCCAGAGTGATAAGCCTTGGGGAAGGTTAGAATGAACTCTCCACTGCGCTGGACAGCTCGATAGACAGGTACTCCCTCTTCTTTTAAAATACTTGGAGATAACTGAGTGACCAGTTGATGTAGCAAGTCAGGCTGTTCATCAAACAAATCTGGAAGACGCTTTTTCAATGCGTTTTCAAAAGAGGCAGCATGTTCTCCAGGGATCCCATACCAAACTTTTGGATCACCAGTGTGTAAGTAGTTCAAGGaataaagatgatgatcttCAACATGCTGTTTTTCAAACAAAGATAATTAGTATTGGATCCTAGAAAGAACCAACCCAAAGGAGTTACACTTCTTGTTCATAACTTACCCAACAAAAAGTTGAGAAACACATTCCAACATAAAGCCAAGGCACAATAACTCCTGAGATATCACAGCTCTCGAAAGCTAAAACAGATCCTGGGAGACGGGATAGATTGTTTAGGTTCCAACGGCTTTTGGTGTATTGCTCTACTTCTAGACTTTTACCAGACCCTGGTGATTGCTTTGGGAACCCACTTCCAAATTTCTTCGTTTCCAAGTCAGCTCCATAGTAGACCTGTCATAGGGCCCAAAAACAAGAGTAGCAAGTTAGGAAGAAAAAGGTGAAACTAACTGCTTTGTATGACATACCTCTACTTCATCAGTTCCTTGCTCCACTATCCGCCAATACTCGCCTTCAATATCCTTAACCTTGGGTTTAAATTTCTTGTTTGTACCATCCTCCACCTGGAAATAAGATTCCTTGAAGTCTTCATCATACTTCTGAAAATCTTCCAGGGTGAAATCTGGTCCAGTCTCAAAACCGAACTTCTCTTCAGCATCTTGAGGGGAATCATCAGGAGCATCACAGTCTGAatccgttcttcttcttcttcttcttaagtaACCAGTTTTGGAGATTAATCTCCGTTTTCGTTTCTTGCTGTTGGTAGATTTCTTGGTTGGTTCTCTGTTTTGAAGCAAGTCAATGAGCTGAACCCTGGTGGGGAATTTAGATTTCTCccatatttgtttttctttcagaGGGGAGGGAGGGGTCCATGCAACAGGGGGCACAATTCTACATATGCCGAATGATTCTGCTCTAGAGCGCAGTTTCTCTATGTAAGCTAGTGGATCTTCAAAGTCCTGACCATGAATGCATCAAAAGGAtgagaattttcaaaaagagATAACAGTTAGATTACCAAGACAGAAGCAAAACTGCAGGTGGAAGTACCTCATTAGTGGGATAGAATATGGGAGCATCATCAAGTGAAGGCCTGCAAGCTTCTGATGGATTCCACTTAGGAGATACCTCAAAAACAAAGCGAAAACAAATAAGGTTATCCAGATGAGTTTTCTAAATCCTCAAGAATTAGGTAACCGGAGTGCTAAATATCAAAGCAGAAACAATAAGAACCAATCTCAATAACTCAGAACATGAACTTAACCAAAATCAGGATTGGTTGGATACAGGTCAAAACGGTGTAACACATATATTTCATTATTGCTTAGCATACAACACATCTGCCTAACCAATACGTGTGGTAGAAGCAGAGGTATCATTAATAGTATTTTGCTTACTTTGGGACTAGGAGGACTAGAGTCAGGCTCAGGGCTACTATCCCTTTTAATCGGTTGTTTCTCAGAATCAACCTGTAAAATTACACAAATCCACATTCAGAAACTGAATACTACAGAAAGAGGGTTCCCAAATTTATGAGAGGAATATAAGAAGTAAAGGATAAAGAAGAGAACCTCCATAGCCATAAACACTGTTGCAGATGCAAGCCTGTCCATTCACAAGTGACAAAGCCATAAGAAAGAAAAGAtgtgttaaaacttaaaaataaaagctTCACTAGAAATGCAGTACCGTTTTGAAACCCAGAAAAAAAAGACTGTTTAACTAAAGAAGCAAACCAAGAAAGAATCTGAAAGTAAGCCAGTTACGAGTATCTCTATCAAAGGATCCAACTTTACACAAACCCAATTCAAAGTATCGCTCAAAGGATCGAACTTTACACAATCCCAACTCAAATCATCTCGTTTGGCTGAGGAATTAACATCTAATCTGGTTGAGGAAACCTACTCTATGCTTTAAACGAGTAATAAAGATTCTTAAAAGCACACAAAGAAAACTCTACGCGAGGAAGAAGCGTGTACCTTCACGAGGGGGCCAAGATTCCGCAACAAGGTTTTGTAAGTTGTAGAAACGTAGTCTAAACTAGACTCTGTGAAGAAGagggttttgattttctttcttacttccttgttatagaaagaaaaaaagaaaaataaagcaGAGTTTATTTTTAGGGCGACGATTACCAAATGAGCAATCTTGGAGTCTGGTCTAAGAAAGGTCAAGAAGAAGCCGCCaataaaaaagttagaaaataatttataatttataattacatttattttagttaggaaAATTACTGAAAGTTGACTACCCAAAGAAATAATTAAGGATGATTACTGAACtgtttaattttcattttagcACTTCATCCCTCACTCTGTAAACAATAGTACTTCTTATTGTACAATCTAAAAAGCATTTCAATATTTGTGACTAATGATTTCATTTATTGTATAGTGTTACAAGCTCATTTACATGTAATGATGTAAACAATTTGTTAGAATTATATTTGGATAATAATGGAAGAAGTGACCGAGAAAGAAAACTGTAAtctgttagatttttttttttaaataatcaaatgatACTAGAATGTAATAAAAGAGCGAGAAATGAAAAGTCGTCTCTATATGAAAGTGACAAAACAGAGCAGTGCATTAGACAACATGATAGCTACTTGAGACTTGAGAGACAACACACCAAGTAATAGACACACGCACGGACACATAAGTATGCATACATATTGCTGAACAACTTTTGACGGCGAGTTACTACGGAGAAGCAACAGCCGCAGCGGTGGAGAATTTATTAGAGTTGATTGAGAGGCGAGAAATGGAGACGGCGGAGACGAGGATCATAAGAATGACTCCGGAGAAAGCGGCGATGAGTGCTCCTCTGCCGTGATCGCAGTAAACGGAGAACCTATCGCAGACTTTGTTCCACTTGGCGTGCTTGTTCCCGTTCTTCCCAAGCTCCGCTATGAACACGGCCCCGTTTGCAGCCGCAGATACCAGAGTTGCGTTTAGCTTTTTTTGTATCAATCAAGAAACCAAGTCCATATACACATATTAATGTTTCTTAAACCGGAATAAACCGGACTGGTTCAATCGAAAATGGGCATGTTACCATGTCAAGAATAGCTACGGAGAGTAGACGGAAGCCTTTGTATTCCACTTTCCTGCTGAAAATCTGAAGAGCAATCATCAACAAGTTGTGGAAGCTCACCATGGCATTAGCTATAACAAAGAACCTGTAACACATTTTTCACCAAGAGTTGTAGTTAAGAATAGTAACAATCAAAACATAGAGTTCTTGATAGGGTTTTGTGGGTTTACACGAAAGCAGGTGTGTCCTGAAAATTAGCGGTTAAAGTGGCTTTAACTGGAATAGTACCAATTGTGGCCACAACCAAGGTCTTTGTCTCTTTGTTCAGTCCCATTACAATGGCTGCAGCAAAAGTAGCAATGAATGCAAGTATTCTCAGCCCCAAGAGTAGTTTCCAACTCTTTGTAGTCCCACCACCAGCAAACAGAATCTTCTCTCTAGGCATTGTTTGATGCAGTGAGTGATCAAAAAGAGGAAAGTAATATGAATCTGTGGCAACGTGCACAGAGTATTTATATGGGAAGAGCTCTATGTCTTGTTAGAAGGTTTTGTCTGATCATCTAACTCTTTATCATTCTTGGAGTGTATTAATTAGGTTTTGGTTGTTGTGAAAAGATTCCCAGAATCCAGTGACTTGCTTTAAGAGCAGTCTTATCTAATCCACCAATGCTTAAATCAGTTTCTTGCCATGTTAAAGTTTCATGAAGCAAATCTTATTTCAGAGAAGAAGCAGATTGTCAAACCAAAGTCTTTACTGTTTGGTTGGTGTAGTCAGATTATATTAATACATACATTAACAATGCCACAAATGGCCGAAGTCTACAAAAACTGAAGTGCCAGATCAAAAGTTGTCAAGAGATAACTATGTAATATGTACAATCCATGATCTATATTTCAGATCACTCAATTCTTGGGTTATTTTTTGCAAGTTGTCACTCCAACCACAACGTTGCTCACCTGCAAATTTGTGTGTTTCAGTCACTTTGTCAAACCTTACTCTAAACCTTACTCTATTGTATAAACAAGCAGATAAAAAGAAGCAAACAGCTACAAGAGAACACAAGAGATACTAAAACTCACAAACTTTCCAGTTGCATTAACAGACATTGGGTTTTATACAACGACGGTCTGTGTCTTAGACGGTGGTGTTAACTGCTACGAAATTGGAAAACCAATGAACAGAGTAAGTACCAGTTCCATAAAGAATGTACAGAGTTATTACAAAGATCAAAAAATGATAACTCACAGTGGAAGTAGATGGCATTGTCCCGGGAGAGGCTGTTCCATTTGGCATGTTAGGCACCCTTCCATTTCCCATCTACCgatgaaaaagataaaaatcatCAAATGCCAAATACAAAGATCCAAGAAGCAAAACAAGTGAtgatgaaagaaaaagaaatcactTAGAGAGTATCTGTGGCTATGAATGTGTTTGTGTGCCACAAAATCATCTACAGTCCACAAAACAAGTAGTTATGTAGGCCACAAAGATCATCTAAAGGCCTTCAACTATTTTCTGATTGAACATACATCTTTGGGAAAAGTGAAAAGATGTTATGGAAGAAGAATGATGATGAAGTTTTAGTGTACTTAACtcttaaaacattaaaaatttgttttacttttattatgGACTTTTTGGATaagatatataatttagttttactttAAAATGAGTATTTATATTAGATTTACATGTTATAGTtgtaataaaaagtatattatagtcgaaagaaaatacattaaaaacatTACATAATAGAAAAGCAgagtaataaacaaaaacatgatataaataaatataaaaattgaaatatataatcCGCATGTAATGGAAACCAATCATAATCCTAGTTTTGAATAGTTTAATGATTTTATGCTAAGAAAAATCAATATGAATGATTTCAAAGAGTTTTTCACAGATTTCAGAGACTAATATCTCGTCCATTCAAagctctttaaaaaaaaaaaaaaaaaaaaaaaaagaaagaactcTTCCATTATGCATTAAAGAACATTAAGaggattttcatttttttttttgggtgtaacGGCTACGTTTACATTTTTCCGTTGCGTTAGTGACTCACTGACTTTATACTCAGGAAATAAAGGACAcaccttttctctctctctctctctctctctctctctctctctctctaaagagATCAACTTCACTTCCATCTAGAACGGAACTAGGTTTCTGTCGCCATAAGCACAAAGATTAAGGATTATTCCAATAGGCAATGAACATTTTCAAGAAGAAGACAACCCCCAAAGGTTAAAGCTTTGATTTTCGTATCCTGATTGTAAATTGATTTTGTCCACTTTTTATACTGTAGTAACTGGATCTAGGGATTCTACTGCAAAAACTGTAACCTTTCTGTGCTTGAACCTGACGGTGTTGAGTTTCTTCTAAGATCTTTCtgagttttgttttgatttttttttctatgtcCGTAATAGAGAGAGCGTCTACTCTGTTGAGTGACTTTGTGTTCTTGCTAAATTAGTTACTTGCCCTGAGATTCAGTTTTTGTTTTAGTGCTAATTTGAAATCTCACTTGAAATCATTAATTCTTTATGCAGATGCTCTCCGCACCAGCAAGAGAGAAATGGCTGTGGCTACACGAGGTATGTCTTCCTTCATTCTTGCATACTTACCTCTGTAAGCATATTATTTATCTTGCCGCCACTCAAAATGTAGTGTAGCAATGGGAAGTGTTGGAACTGTGGTAGAGAGATcctgttttacatttttatagaCCTTCTTGTTGTTGTAGAGTCTCTGTGGTGATCTTTGTCTTTGTACAAGATCCGATGCTAGCTGAGTTCACTTATTTATAGACATTTTCTTGCTTCTTCGCTTAGTTTGACTAGAATAGTTGCATCATATGATGCTAGCTAGCTGAGTTTGTTTCTTTGGATTGCTGTATAGTTCTATTTCCATCTAATCCAATGTAATTGCAGGTATTGAGCGCGAGATTACATCTCTTCAAATGGAGGTAAAGAGgacatcttctttttttttcttgactcTTTGATCTTATTCCCTGCGATGCTGTTACATTAGTAGCTCTGACGTTTCACCAAATATGGCTATTAATTAGGAGAAGAGGCTTGTAGCAGAAATCAAGAAAACAGCTAAGACTGGAAATGAGGTAAACTTGCAGAGGATCCAGTCGCTATATTCACAGTTTCTTTTGCAGTGTTTTTACTAGACTCTTCTATTGTACATGAATAATCATTTTTAAGACATTTTGTCATAGGCTGCCACGAAGATCTTAGCTCGACAACTTGTTAGGTTGAGGCAACAGATCACTAATCTGCAGGGAAGCCGTGCTCAAATTCGTGGTGTAACCACCCATACACAGGTTAACTTACTTAAATCTATCCATCCACCCATTTTCATCTCCACATGCTTCAATACCATTATTAACTTACTGGATGTTTGATACATAGGCGTTGTATGCAAGCACCTCAATCTCATCAGGAATGAAAGGCGCAACCACAGCTATGGTTGCGATGAACAAGGTACTGATCCCCACTTTGCTTCATCATTTGCTACTGTGATGGGTCTCTCACTTCTTTTCAACATTTTCAGCAAATGGCACCAACGAAACAAGCTAAAGTGATCAAGGAGTTCCAGAAGCAGTCTGCACAACTTGACATGACGGTAaacaatctctctctctatttgcTCTCTTTAAGAGCATTGATACTTTTTTAAGTCCTGGTGTGAACTCAAAGATTAGCTGTTGTGTCATGTCTGGTTTTTGTGTGTTTGCAGATAGAGATGATGTCTGAGGCAATTGATGAAACACTTGACAAAgatgaagctgaagaagaaacTGAAGATCTCACTAACCAGGTTTTAGTTACTGCAGTTTCAATCACTAGAAGACACCTCTGCTTTGTTTTCTCCAAGCTTTTACTCATTCATTCCTTTATATTGCCTCGTTCTTATATAGGTGCTCGATGAGATTGGTGTTGGTGTTGCATCTCAGGTTGGTTTCTCTTAAACTAGTTAGGCTAAATTTTTCAAGAAAATATTCTCAACGCTTTACAAGTAAGATCTTGTTTCTTGATTCTTTGTAAACAGTTATCTTCAGCTCCAAAGGGTCGGATTGCAACAAAGACCGCTGCTCCCACCACAGTCAGCAACAAGAATGAGTATGTACAATTCACAGTATCTACTTTGACCCATAAATCATTCATTTCAATCATCCTTTAACTTCTTCTTGCAGCGAAGGATCTACTGAAGTGGATGATCTAGAGAGGAGATTGGCTTCACTTCGACGTATCTGAGAGACATGAAACTTCCTATTTTGTAGTTATCATCCATCATGCATCAAAAGAAAGCAGCTACTTCCTATTATGAGAAATCTGTATAATATCTAGTGTAGAAACAAGTTTaaatcaaacatatattttatatttattaaacatcATCAACTTTGCAAAAGAATCTCATCCAGACAACTTGTACCGTTGACGTTGAGGGGGTCTTTTTGGCCTTTATCTTCACGGGTCTAGATCAAAGACTCGAACCAAGAGAGAGGTCAAAGTAAAAGACAGAAAGAATTTATAAACAAGTCATCATTGAAGGATCAAGTTGGAGGACGATGACACATGAGATTCGTGGTGTATAATACTTTATCATGCCTATTTTGTAATACGAATCtttcttaaaattttcattaaaaaatctAATTAGACTAAACCCACCTTTAATCAGCctctatatatacatacaaaatagaaaaaacGAAGAGGCCAAATAAGATTACTTGAGTAAAATGGGAAAGAAGATTTTTTCACCATTGGCTTTTGTGTTCTTCATGCTGCTGGTTCTTCTTGGCAACAGTCTTGTTCTTGCTTCTAAACAAGAATCACTCCCAAGAGCTGGTTAGTGTTCCCTTACCATAAGCATATAGATGGTATTATCATCCTTACTTATATTGAAGTTTTCTTCTACCGAAATTAATAATAATGTCTTGTTAGGGAGGAGATTGAGAAGTTATCAAACAAATGGTCAGATCGATGCAGGCCCATCTTTCAGTGGCAGAGGTGGTGGTCACAATCCATGAGCTCCCTCTTTCCCCTTCTCGATCATCTCTTCAAATTTCAACTTTCatctttttatgttatttacAATCATATCAGTTTCTGTAATTCACGGGCATGTAAAACAATGGTTTCAAACCAAGTGACTGTAATCTTGTCCTCAAAGCCGGAACACAACGATCCAAACATcaagaaaacacacaaaaattataTGACATTTCGATATCAAatgttaaaaactcaaaaagagttctgcgaaacaaaaaaaaacaagtaaataGATATGCTACAAACAATCATTCAATGATAGACTGAATAACACCAGCGCCAACAGTCTTACCACCTTCTCTAATAGCAAACCTCATCCCCTGCTCACAAGCAACAGGCACAATAAGCTCCACAACAATCTTAACCCTATCCCCAGGCATAACCATCTTCGACTCCTCATCTTTATCGTTCATAATCTTCGTCACTTTCCCCGTAACATCCGTCGTCCTCATGTAAAACTGAGGCCTATACCCAGCGAAAAACGGAGAATGCCTCccaccttcttccttcttcaacaCATACACAATCGCCTCGAACTTAGTATGCGGAGTAATACTCCCAGGCTTAGCCAACACCATCCCCCTCTGAATATCAGCCTTCTGAATACCCCTAAGCAACAACCCCACGTTATCCCCAGCTAAGGCCTCATCAAGAATCTTCTGAAACATCTCAACACCAGTGACAGTATAGTTCCTAGTCTCTCTCAACCCAACCAAATCCACAGTCTCCCCAACCTTCACCGTCCCTCTCTCCACCCTCCCCGTGGCCACAGTCCCACGTCCTGTAATAGAGAACACATCCTCAACGGCCAACAAGAAAGGCAGCTCAGTCTGTCTCTGAGGAATCGGTATATAACTATCAACAGCATCCATAAGCTCGTAGATCTTATCCACCCACTTGTTATCCCCTCTCTTCACATTAGGATTCTCAGTAAGCGTCTCCACTGCTAACAACGCGGATCCGGATATAATCGGAATATCATCACCATTGAACTCGTAAGAGGACAGAAGCTCGCGCACCTCGAGCTCCACGAGCTCGAGGAGCTCCGCATCGTCGACCTGATCCTCCTTGTTGAGGAAGACGACCATGTCCGGGACGCCGACCTGCTTGGCGAGGAGGATGTGCTCTTTGGTCTGCGGCATCGGTCCGTCGGCGCCGGAGACGACGAGGATGGCTCCGTCCATCTGCGCGGCTCCGGTGATCATGTTCTTGACGTAGTCGGCGTGCCCGGGGCAGTCCACGTGGGCGTAGTGGCGGTTCTCGGTCTCGTACTCGACGGTGGCGGTGTTGATCGTGATCCCGCGGGCTCTCTCCTCCGGGCGGCGTCGATCTCGTCGTACTTTTTGGCGACGCTGTTTCCCATGGAGGCGAGGGCCATGGTGAGGGCGGCGGTTAGGGTTGTTTTCCCGTGGTCCACGTGTCCGATTGTTCCGATGTTGACGTGTGTTTTTTTCCGCTCAAATTTGCCACGTGCCGCGCGTATGGTGAAGGAGCGGCGGGTGGATTGGGTGGGGGAGGATGAGGGGGTGGTGAAGGAGTGTGGAGggaggaaggaggaggagaggtttagggttttgagtttGACGGAGGTGGAAATGGCGGCGGGGGAGAGAGGGAGGGAAGGGGTGGAGTAGGGAGTGATGAgtctagaggaggaggagcaagCGGCGGGAGATAATATCGCCATGGAAGAAGCTAGGGTTTGAATTTTGGTGGATTTTtgttgaagaggaagaagatagtGTGAGACTTTGTAGAGTGTTTTTATCTCTTCAGAATAATGAAGGGCTGATATTGAATCCTATCCGATTCAGTTTCCCAGAATCACATATCGTGTCGTTGCGATTTTCAACAGGCACAAAGCGTGCCCTTTTATTTGCCTATGAGCACAAAACCCGTCGTTTTTATTTCCTAGAAGAATAAACGTGCCGTTAAAGTTTCTCGCAAGCACAGATCGCGCCGTTTCAGATCTCACATGCACAAGTCGTGTCGTTTTTGTAAACATAGACGGCCGGTAAAATGAAATAGTAAAACCCTGAGATAAGA from Raphanus sativus cultivar WK10039 chromosome 8, ASM80110v3, whole genome shotgun sequence includes:
- the LOC108822687 gene encoding LOW QUALITY PROTEIN: elongation factor Tu, chloroplastic (The sequence of the model RefSeq protein was modified relative to this genomic sequence to represent the inferred CDS: inserted 1 base in 1 codon), which codes for MAILSPAACSSSSRLITPYSTPSLPLSPAAISTSVKLKTLNLSSSFLPPHSFTTPSSSPTQSTRRSFTIRAARGKFERKKTHVNIGTIGHVDHGKTTLTAALTMALASMGNSVAKKYDEIDAXPEERARGITINTATVEYETENRHYAHVDCPGHADYVKNMITGAAQMDGAILVVSGADGPMPQTKEHILLAKQVGVPDMVVFLNKEDQVDDAELLELVELEVRELLSSYEFNGDDIPIISGSALLAVETLTENPNVKRGDNKWVDKIYELMDAVDSYIPIPQRQTELPFLLAVEDVFSITGRGTVATGRVERGTVKVGETVDLVGLRETRNYTVTGVEMFQKILDEALAGDNVGLLLRGIQKADIQRGMVLAKPGSITPHTKFEAIVYVLKKEEGGRHSPFFAGYRPQFYMRTTDVTGKVTKIMNDKDEESKMVMPGDRVKIVVELIVPVACEQGMRFAIREGGKTVGAGVIQSIIE
- the LOC108822689 gene encoding vacuolar protein sorting-associated protein 2 homolog 2, with translation MNIFKKKTTPKDALRTSKREMAVATRGIEREITSLQMEEKRLVAEIKKTAKTGNEAATKILARQLVRLRQQITNLQGSRAQIRGVTTHTQALYASTSISSGMKGATTAMVAMNKQMAPTKQAKVIKEFQKQSAQLDMTIEMMSEAIDETLDKDEAEEETEDLTNQVLDEIGVGVASQLSSAPKGRIATKTAAPTTVSNKNDEGSTEVDDLERRLASLRRI